In Anopheles gambiae chromosome 2, idAnoGambNW_F1_1, whole genome shotgun sequence, a single window of DNA contains:
- the LOC5667619 gene encoding uncharacterized protein LOC5667619, with product MAANSLRQFYTEFILLYKSFPCLWDITSKAYIDRAEKQKAYDQLVQKYKEIDKNATRHTVTKKINTLRTCYRRELGKISKSIRSGASEENVYQPTLWYFDLFTFLDEGKGQDEELPYDGCDTSAAAHDSAVEEIVEHIEIEYIDDETHQDSNDYDSTGDEERLLSPCSMGSSNVAEPSSGKRKYSSIDQGVDTRASNGSASNNVPFTSKREDAFDIFGKHVAYKLRSLSKQQNILAQKLINDVLFEGEMETLNRHCKISIPNDR from the exons ATGGCTGCGAATAGTTTGCGCCAGTTTTATAcggaatttattttattgtacaAAAGTTTTCCCTGCCTGTGGGACATTACCTCGAAGGCGTACATCGATCGGGCGGAAAAGCAGAAAGCGTACGACCAGTTGGTACAAAAGTATAAAGAAATCGACAAGAATGCGACACGCCATACGGTTACAAAGAAGATCAACACTCTGCGAACGTGCTACCGCCGGGAGCTAGGAAAGATTAGCAAATCCATTCGTTCCGGTGCCAGCGAGGAGAATGTGTACCAACCGACGTTATGGTACTTTGATTTGTTCACCTTTCTGGACGAAGGCAAAGGTCAGGATGAGGAATTGCCATACGATGGCTGTGATACAAGTGCTGCGGCACATGATTCCGCGGTGGAAGAGATTGTAGAGCATATAGAAATAGAG TATATTGACGATGAAACACACCAGGACAGtaacgattatgattcgactgGGGATGAGGAACGGCTCCTTTCGCCGTGCAGTATGGGCTCCAGCAACGTAGCTGAACCGTCCTCTGGGAAAAGAAAATACTCTTCCATTGATCAGGGAGTAGATACACGCGCCAGCAATGGCAGTGCTAGCAATAATGTACCATTTACTTCGAAGCGGGAAGATGCATTTGATATTTTTGGCAAACACGTTGCGTACAAACTGCGTTCCCTGAGCAAGCAGCAGAATATTCTGGCGCAAAAGCTCATTAACGACGTGCTGTTCGAAGGTGAAATGGAAACACTGAACCGACATTGTAAAATATCCATTCCAAACGATCGGTGA
- the LOC1281040 gene encoding E3 ubiquitin-protein ligase RING1 isoform X2, whose amino-acid sequence MASIEPLQNKTWDLSLYELHRTPQEAITDNTEIAVSPRSLHSELMCPICLDMLKKTMTTKECLHRFCSDCIITALRSGNKECPTCRKKLVSKRSLRPDPNFDLLISKIYPSRDEYEAHQERVLAKFNQSHSQQALVHSINEGIKLQSQNRPNRKQKGENDGLAPANPTSSSNAATAPASAAAPAATANGTGEPGKDNQVAGGNAAPAGAGTGSTGSATTGSGGGGGGGGGGSGGSTAGGDQMRQSSNPPSVRSTPSPVPSNISSASKAKRARSVLTSERSEESESNSEMDMRTEENDSNLDTEGEGNSEHGSDEIELVFKPHPTEMAGDNPLLKALKENSIRYIKTTSNATIDHLSKYLAMRLTLDLDPALPETYRLLNFCIYIAQQPNQLVVLSGNQTLQQVNEKFWKVVNKPLEMYYSWKKS is encoded by the exons ATGGCGTCCATCGAGcccttgcaaaacaaaacgtggGATCTGTCGCTGTACGAACTGCACCGTACACCGCAGGAAGCCATTACGGACAACACGGAGATTGCGGTGTCACCGCGCAGCCTGCACAGCGAGCTGATGTGCCCGATCTGTCTGGATATGCTGAAGAAAACGATGACGACCAAGGAGTGCCTGCATCGGTTCTGCTCCGACTGCATCATTACGGCGCTGCGGTCCGGTAACAAGGAGTGCCCGACCTGTCGCAAGAAGCTCGTCTCGAAGCGTTCACTGCGGCCGGATCCAAACTTTGATTTGCTCATTTCGAAGATCTACCCCAGCCGGGATGAGTACGAAGCGCACCAGGAGCGTGTGCTGGCCAAGTTCAACCAGAGCCATTCGCAGCAGGCGCTGGTACACTCGATAAACGAAGGCATCAAGCTCCAGTCACAGAACCGACCGAACCGGAAGCAAAAGGGAGAAAACGATGGATTGGCACCCGCCAATCCAACCTCATCGTCCAATGCAGCTACAGCCCCAGCATCGGCAGCTGCCCCAGCAGCGACAGCGAACGGTACCGGCGAGCCGGGCAAAGATAATCAGGTTGCGGGAGGTAATGCCGCCCCAGCTGGAGCTGGTACGGGCAGCACTGGATCTGCGACAACTGGTAGTGGCGGgggcggtggtggaggtggaggtGGAAGCGGGGGTTCAACAGCCGGTGGAGATCAGATGCGCCAGTCGTCGAATCCACCATCGGTGCGGAGCACCCCGTCGCCGGTCCCGTCCAACATAAGCTCCGCCAGCAAGGCCAAGCGTGCCCGATCGGTGCTGACCTCGGAGCGGTCGGAAGAGTCGGAAAGCAACAGCGAGATGGATATGCGGACGGAAGAAAACGACTCGAATCTCGATACGGAGGGCGAGGGCAACTCCGAGCATGGTAGCGACGAGATCGAGCTCGTCTTCAAGCCCCACCCGACGGAAATGGCCGGTGATAATCCGCTGCTGAAAGCGTTGAAGGAAAATTCGATCCGATACATCAAAACTACATCGAATGCCACTA TTGATCATCTCAGCAAGTATCTGGCGATGCGCCTTACCCTGGACCTCGACCCAGCCCTGCCAGAAACGTACCGGTTACTGAACTTTTGCATCTACATCGCACAGCAGCCGAACCAGCTGGTCGTGCTTAGCGGCAATCAGACGCTGCAGCAAGTGAATGAAAAGTTTTGGAAGGTA GTCAACAAGCCGCTGGAGATGTACTACTCCTGGAAGAAATCCTAG
- the LOC1281040 gene encoding E3 ubiquitin-protein ligase RING1 isoform X1: protein MASIEPLQNKTWDLSLYELHRTPQEAITDNTEIAVSPRSLHSELMCPICLDMLKKTMTTKECLHRFCSDCIITALRSGNKECPTCRKKLVSKRSLRPDPNFDLLISKIYPSRDEYEAHQERVLAKFNQSHSQQALVHSINEGIKLQSQNRPNRKQKGENDGLAPANPTSSSNAATAPASAAAPAATANGTGEPGKDNQVAGGNAAPAGAGTGSTGSATTGSGGGGGGGGGGSGGSTAGGDQMRQSSNPPSVRSTPSPVPSNISSASKAKRARSVLTSERSEESESNSEMDMRTEENDSNLDTEGEGNSEHGSDEIELVFKPHPTEMAGDNPLLKALKENSIRYIKTTSNATIDHLSKYLAMRLTLDLDPALPETYRLLNFCIYIAQQPNQLVVLSGNQTLQQVNEKFWKVVVHTHIASATFPTNQNGQLTGVSLSFLSLSLPFLLPQVNKPLEMYYSWKKS, encoded by the exons ATGGCGTCCATCGAGcccttgcaaaacaaaacgtggGATCTGTCGCTGTACGAACTGCACCGTACACCGCAGGAAGCCATTACGGACAACACGGAGATTGCGGTGTCACCGCGCAGCCTGCACAGCGAGCTGATGTGCCCGATCTGTCTGGATATGCTGAAGAAAACGATGACGACCAAGGAGTGCCTGCATCGGTTCTGCTCCGACTGCATCATTACGGCGCTGCGGTCCGGTAACAAGGAGTGCCCGACCTGTCGCAAGAAGCTCGTCTCGAAGCGTTCACTGCGGCCGGATCCAAACTTTGATTTGCTCATTTCGAAGATCTACCCCAGCCGGGATGAGTACGAAGCGCACCAGGAGCGTGTGCTGGCCAAGTTCAACCAGAGCCATTCGCAGCAGGCGCTGGTACACTCGATAAACGAAGGCATCAAGCTCCAGTCACAGAACCGACCGAACCGGAAGCAAAAGGGAGAAAACGATGGATTGGCACCCGCCAATCCAACCTCATCGTCCAATGCAGCTACAGCCCCAGCATCGGCAGCTGCCCCAGCAGCGACAGCGAACGGTACCGGCGAGCCGGGCAAAGATAATCAGGTTGCGGGAGGTAATGCCGCCCCAGCTGGAGCTGGTACGGGCAGCACTGGATCTGCGACAACTGGTAGTGGCGGgggcggtggtggaggtggaggtGGAAGCGGGGGTTCAACAGCCGGTGGAGATCAGATGCGCCAGTCGTCGAATCCACCATCGGTGCGGAGCACCCCGTCGCCGGTCCCGTCCAACATAAGCTCCGCCAGCAAGGCCAAGCGTGCCCGATCGGTGCTGACCTCGGAGCGGTCGGAAGAGTCGGAAAGCAACAGCGAGATGGATATGCGGACGGAAGAAAACGACTCGAATCTCGATACGGAGGGCGAGGGCAACTCCGAGCATGGTAGCGACGAGATCGAGCTCGTCTTCAAGCCCCACCCGACGGAAATGGCCGGTGATAATCCGCTGCTGAAAGCGTTGAAGGAAAATTCGATCCGATACATCAAAACTACATCGAATGCCACTA TTGATCATCTCAGCAAGTATCTGGCGATGCGCCTTACCCTGGACCTCGACCCAGCCCTGCCAGAAACGTACCGGTTACTGAACTTTTGCATCTACATCGCACAGCAGCCGAACCAGCTGGTCGTGCTTAGCGGCAATCAGACGCTGCAGCAAGTGAATGAAAAGTTTTGGAAGGTAGTGGTACATACGCATATAGCGAGCGCAACATTTCCTACCAACCAAAACGGCCAGCTAACCGGAGTTTCgctttcctttctctctctctctctccctttccttCTACCACAGGTCAACAAGCCGCTGGAGATGTACTACTCCTGGAAGAAATCCTAG
- the LOC11176144 gene encoding uncharacterized protein LOC11176144, with the protein MNCLKCSCGCDKLSKEELEQIINSSDRVKDFLKNETARSVFRRLTYPEEDESQPSGSRQRPVGKRPKPQAIKYLELIEKCEELMKKADLSDEAVEELANHRYMDLELAERLDESTAANRTEVLEAIVREYSNRLCETECYEKFISKLVKAHEGKLKIEK; encoded by the exons ATGAAT TGCCTTAAATGTAGCTGTGGCTGCGATAAACTCAGCAAGGAAGAACTGGAACAGATCATCAATTCGTCGGATCGTGTAAAAGATTTTCTTAAAAACGAAACAGCACGCAGTGTCTTCCGTAGACTAACCTATCCCGAGGAGGATGAATCACAACCTTCCGGCTCGCGGCAACGCCCCGTGGGAAAGAGACCGAAACCCCAGGCCATCAAGTACCTCGAACTCATCGAAAAGTGTGAAGAGCTCATGAAGAAGGCGGATTTGAGCGATGAGGCTGTCGAAGAGTTGGCGAACCATAGATACATGGACTTGGAATTGGCCGAACGGTTGGACGAAAGCACTGCCGCCAACCGCACTGAAGTGCTGGAAGCTATCGTGCGGGAATATAGTAACCGCTTGTGCGAGACAGAGTGTTACGAAAAGTTTATAAGCAAGTTAGTCAAAGCGCACGAAGGGAAGCTCAAGATCGAAAAATGA
- the LOC1281040 gene encoding E3 ubiquitin-protein ligase RING1 isoform X3, whose protein sequence is MASIEPLQNKTWDLSLYELHRTPQEAITDNTEIAVSPRSLHSELMCPICLDMLKKTMTTKECLHRFCSDCIITALRSGNKECPTCRKKLVSKRSLRPDPNFDLLISKIYPSRDEYEAHQERVLAKFNQSHSQQALVHSINEGIKLQSQNRPNRKQKGENDGLAPANPTSSSNAATAPASAAAPAATANGTGEPGKDNQVAGGNAAPAGAGTGSTGSATTGSGGGGGGGGGGSGGSTAGGDQMRQSSNPPSVRSTPSPVPSNISSASKAKRARSVLTSERSEESESNSEMDMRTEENDSNLDTEGEGNSEHGSDEIELVFKPHPTEMAGDNPLLKALKENSIRYIKTTSNATIDHLSKYLAMRLTLDLDPALPETYRLLNFCIYIAQQPNQLVVLSGNQTLQQVNEKFWKVNKPLEMYYSWKKS, encoded by the exons ATGGCGTCCATCGAGcccttgcaaaacaaaacgtggGATCTGTCGCTGTACGAACTGCACCGTACACCGCAGGAAGCCATTACGGACAACACGGAGATTGCGGTGTCACCGCGCAGCCTGCACAGCGAGCTGATGTGCCCGATCTGTCTGGATATGCTGAAGAAAACGATGACGACCAAGGAGTGCCTGCATCGGTTCTGCTCCGACTGCATCATTACGGCGCTGCGGTCCGGTAACAAGGAGTGCCCGACCTGTCGCAAGAAGCTCGTCTCGAAGCGTTCACTGCGGCCGGATCCAAACTTTGATTTGCTCATTTCGAAGATCTACCCCAGCCGGGATGAGTACGAAGCGCACCAGGAGCGTGTGCTGGCCAAGTTCAACCAGAGCCATTCGCAGCAGGCGCTGGTACACTCGATAAACGAAGGCATCAAGCTCCAGTCACAGAACCGACCGAACCGGAAGCAAAAGGGAGAAAACGATGGATTGGCACCCGCCAATCCAACCTCATCGTCCAATGCAGCTACAGCCCCAGCATCGGCAGCTGCCCCAGCAGCGACAGCGAACGGTACCGGCGAGCCGGGCAAAGATAATCAGGTTGCGGGAGGTAATGCCGCCCCAGCTGGAGCTGGTACGGGCAGCACTGGATCTGCGACAACTGGTAGTGGCGGgggcggtggtggaggtggaggtGGAAGCGGGGGTTCAACAGCCGGTGGAGATCAGATGCGCCAGTCGTCGAATCCACCATCGGTGCGGAGCACCCCGTCGCCGGTCCCGTCCAACATAAGCTCCGCCAGCAAGGCCAAGCGTGCCCGATCGGTGCTGACCTCGGAGCGGTCGGAAGAGTCGGAAAGCAACAGCGAGATGGATATGCGGACGGAAGAAAACGACTCGAATCTCGATACGGAGGGCGAGGGCAACTCCGAGCATGGTAGCGACGAGATCGAGCTCGTCTTCAAGCCCCACCCGACGGAAATGGCCGGTGATAATCCGCTGCTGAAAGCGTTGAAGGAAAATTCGATCCGATACATCAAAACTACATCGAATGCCACTA TTGATCATCTCAGCAAGTATCTGGCGATGCGCCTTACCCTGGACCTCGACCCAGCCCTGCCAGAAACGTACCGGTTACTGAACTTTTGCATCTACATCGCACAGCAGCCGAACCAGCTGGTCGTGCTTAGCGGCAATCAGACGCTGCAGCAAGTGAATGAAAAGTTTTGGAAG GTCAACAAGCCGCTGGAGATGTACTACTCCTGGAAGAAATCCTAG